A genomic region of Micromonospora sp. NBRC 110009 contains the following coding sequences:
- a CDS encoding C39 family peptidase, with translation MRTDILRKTVLTAAGVAATAGGIAGPAIAAHAAPADKAAQVSTDRKGHGERELNVRYEAQPNFYYCGPAATRNALSVQGKNINVDAMAKEMGTTENGTNSINDITPVLNKETGKTNAYHSVEIRTPKADDKQTDTLRADIVRTIDDGRAVVANIAGTTTDTDGNTHSFEGGHYISVVGYRDNGHTVTIADSADPNMASYRITVDNLADWIATRGYSTS, from the coding sequence ATGCGTACCGACATTCTGCGTAAGACCGTCCTGACCGCTGCGGGTGTCGCCGCCACCGCCGGTGGCATCGCCGGCCCCGCCATCGCCGCCCACGCCGCCCCCGCCGACAAGGCCGCCCAGGTGAGCACCGACCGCAAGGGCCACGGCGAGCGGGAACTCAACGTCCGCTACGAGGCCCAGCCGAACTTCTACTACTGCGGCCCCGCCGCCACCCGCAACGCCCTGTCCGTGCAGGGCAAGAACATCAACGTCGACGCCATGGCCAAGGAAATGGGCACCACCGAGAACGGCACCAACAGCATCAACGACATCACCCCGGTCCTGAACAAGGAAACCGGCAAGACCAACGCCTACCACTCGGTGGAAATCCGCACCCCCAAGGCCGACGACAAGCAGACCGACACCCTGCGCGCCGACATCGTCCGCACCATCGACGACGGCCGGGCCGTGGTCGCCAACATCGCCGGCACCACCACCGACACCGACGGCAACACCCACTCCTTCGAAGGCGGCCACTACATCAGCGTCGTCGGCTACCGCGACAACGGCCACACCGTGACCATCGCCGACTCCGCCGACCCGAACATGGCCTCCTACCGCA
- a CDS encoding dienelactone hydrolase family protein — MGNSFWETQFVLSPPAAAIERHDQVDLHLPSGDGRRPAVLLVHGVPLPPGAPDPREWLLYRGYGALLAEQGVVAATPRLPLLHTPADLAAAAAQLVAAVDLVRADPRVDPERLALWFFSGSGLLLGDWLRDPPRWLRALAATYPLFAPLPGWAVEPRFRPLDVLAEAGAAPPLVLTRAGQERPEVAAGTEAFLAEAARRGTRVRVVDVPDGRHGFDALDHTDQSRAAVRTARDEVLRLLNAP; from the coding sequence ATGGGAAACAGTTTCTGGGAGACACAGTTTGTTCTCTCGCCGCCGGCGGCCGCGATCGAACGGCACGACCAGGTCGACCTGCACCTGCCGTCGGGTGACGGCCGGCGCCCCGCCGTCCTCCTCGTGCACGGCGTGCCGCTCCCGCCGGGCGCCCCCGACCCACGGGAGTGGCTGCTCTACCGGGGTTACGGCGCGCTCCTCGCCGAGCAGGGAGTGGTGGCGGCGACCCCGAGGCTCCCGCTGCTGCACACTCCCGCGGATCTCGCGGCGGCGGCCGCGCAACTGGTGGCGGCGGTGGACCTGGTCCGCGCCGACCCCCGGGTGGATCCGGAGCGGCTGGCGCTCTGGTTCTTCTCCGGCAGCGGCCTGCTGCTCGGCGACTGGCTGCGGGACCCGCCGAGGTGGCTGCGCGCCCTGGCCGCCACCTACCCGCTGTTCGCCCCGCTGCCCGGCTGGGCGGTCGAGCCGCGCTTCCGACCGCTCGACGTGCTCGCCGAGGCCGGCGCCGCGCCGCCCCTCGTCCTGACCAGGGCCGGTCAGGAACGCCCGGAGGTCGCGGCGGGGACCGAGGCGTTCCTGGCGGAAGCCGCGCGGCGGGGGACGCGGGTGCGGGTGGTGGACGTACCGGACGGCCGGCACGGCTTCGACGCCCTGGACCACACCGACCAGTCACGCGCTGCCGTACGCACCGCGCGCGACGAGGTGCTCCGCCTCCTCAACGCCCCCTGA
- a CDS encoding ArsC/Spx/MgsR family protein: MEIWHNPSCSKCATARATLDEARVPYRLRAYLTEPPTAAELTEVLRRLEARAWDICRTGEPAAVTLGMADWPRDDDTEPRWIAAMVAHPELIQRPILLLDDGSALVGRTPEALDEAVRRTDG; this comes from the coding sequence ATGGAGATCTGGCACAACCCGTCATGCTCGAAGTGCGCCACCGCCCGGGCGACCCTGGACGAGGCGCGGGTGCCCTACCGGCTGCGGGCGTACCTGACCGAGCCGCCGACCGCGGCGGAGTTGACCGAGGTGCTGCGCCGGCTCGAGGCCCGGGCCTGGGACATCTGCCGCACCGGCGAGCCGGCCGCGGTCACCCTCGGCATGGCCGACTGGCCCCGCGACGACGACACCGAACCCCGCTGGATCGCGGCGATGGTCGCGCACCCGGAGCTGATCCAGCGCCCGATCCTGCTGCTCGACGACGGCAGCGCGCTGGTCGGTCGTACCCCCGAGGCCCTGGACGAGGCGGTGCGCCGTACCGACGGGTGA